TAAACTAGGTTGTTCAAAATTTTTGGGAATGGTGACTTTTTTTCTGTCCAGTTTGTATAAGCCGAATCATAAAGTCATCACTAATATTCTACATATGGTGCGTTTAAAACCAGCAAAAATTGGGAGGAGGTCTTtttacttttgtaaaatttcCAGTTGGGAAAATTTAACAGGGTTTCGTGTAAAAGCTTCAAGTTAGCAACGTGACATccttgttaacttttaaacttcAAATTGTTTATGATACTTGTATGCTCATGAGacagatatttatacaaaacaagcACAGCTGAAATAGCTGTCTCAAAGCTTGTTTCAAATACTAAATATTTCAAGACTTAGTACATCTATTGCAGAGcattaaagatttgaaagtgaACAGCAATAACGCTAAGAAGATTGTTTCCttgaacaaagttctgaacaatcagcacAACAGAATTCAAAGACAACTATTTTAACATCTGCACAAACAAGATttctattttgttgttttttattttaaatttttggGAAACAAGTGACTATAGATTTTGCAGAAATATTCTTGTTTAGCAAAACTACATGTAGGTAAAATCATACAAAACACATTATAATTCAGGATCTGTTGTGTTTTACAGATGGAGCgattgcgtttcttgaaaaGATGGCGAAAGACATTGGGCTACCAAGTAAAGTAGTAGAGGTAAGTATAACGCGAACCTTGGATGAATAATTAGAAACATTCGTGCCAGAATGAACATGTAAAAaatttgttaatgtaaataaaatggtattataacaatattcattttcatgaaGGTACATGGGAAGGAACAGTTTTGTTTAACCAACAATCTTGTTGACCTCTCTAACAGAGAGTGCTGAATACAGGACACCTTTGCCTTTACATTTATTACAAGAAACATTTATGTAATTATGCAGGTCCATGAAGGAAGAAAGATTCTGATAATGACATTGGTGGGAAAGGAGCCTGGATTGCCAACCATCTTATTGAACTCTCACACAGACGTGGTGCCAGTCTACCCAGTAAGTGGATGTTGTTATTAAAGTGGCATAGTCATCAgttctgttttaaaattatatatagtttgtttCAAAGTGTTAAGACTATTTCTTGGCTGCCTTAAATATAACTTGAAAGTCCCAATGATAGTGAAAATATTGTTGCAAAAGTAGATTAAAGCTACAATGATTGATATTGTCtttattaaaagtataaaacatggcAAGTGAATGTTAAATCATTATAAGCTcaactgtttaaaaaatatgagaGCTTCACTACTCAAATTGACATAGGCGTCGGCGTCTCATCCTGGTTAacattttgcatgtaagcacacgaAAGTCAATATCTCATTAACTTCTTGACGTTTTCCATCAAAATTTATtcaaggtttttaacatttttgacctttgttattaaagctgcactctcacagatttactgtttttacaacttttttattttttgtcttggaatgagcaaatttttgtgtaaatattagcaaaccagtgatataagactgctgccaaaaaatcagatcccagattttcatgtttctgttcgaaaattaatgttttatggctaaaagcgttactataTACCCggtaacagtttaagaaaaatgcataaaacatcattttttgaacttaaataaaaaatctgggatctaattttttgtcagcagtcttgtatgactggtttccatggattttcgcataaattggctcgctccaagacataaaataaaaaagttgtcttaaacgttcaatgtgtgagagtgcagctttaaggaaaacaattattgtgAAAGCATTGGTGTCATCATCAACGGTGATGGGTGTGGCATGCAAGAACCTTGGCAATATCTTAAAACCTGTTCCTCTTGCAACATCTTATGatcatgggtgaaagttttcagtattaatactgaattcagtattttgttgtattgtaaaaatggcatttcccTATGCAAACAccctattttcagtattttgaaaaattcaaactttcacccatgtatgATTCATAAAAGAATCtcatttgtcaaaaaaataacatgtatcTTTACAGAAAGAGTGGAAGGTTGAGCCCTTTAGTGCAGATAAGATGGCAAATGGTGACATCTATGCAAGGGGAACACAGGTATTAGAATTATTGGAAAATTAATACAAAGGAAAACAGGTATTAGAATTATTGGGAAATTAATACAAGGGAAAACAGGTATTAGAATTTTTGGGAAATTAATACAAGGGAAAACAGGTATTAGAATTATTGGAAAATTAATACAAGGGAAAACAGGTATTAGAATTATATTGGCAAATTAATAAAAGGGAAAACAGGTATTAGAATTATATTGGCAAATTAATACAAGGGAAAACAGGTATTAGAATTATTGGAAAATTAATACAAGGGAAAACAGGTATGAGAATTATTGGAAAATTAATACAAGGGAAAACAGGTATTAGAATTATATTGGCAAATTAATAAAAGGGAAAACAGGTATTAGAATTATATTGGCAAATTAATACAAGGGAAAACAGGTATTAGAATTATTGGAAAATTAATACAAGGGAAAACAGGTATAAgagatatttgaaaattaatacaaGGGAAAACAGGTATTAGAATTATTGGAAAATTAATACAAGGGAAAACAGGTATTAGAATAATTGGAAAATTAATACAAGGGAAAACAGGTATTAGAATTATTGGAAAATTAATACAAGGGAAAACAGGTATTAGAATTATTGGAAAATTAATACAAGGGAAAACAGGTATTAGAATTATTGGAAAATTAATTCAAGGGAAAACAGGTATTAGAATTATTGGAAAATTAATACAAGGGAAAACAGGAATAAGAAATATTGGAAAATTAATACAAGGGGGAAACAGGTATTAGAatagtttgaaaacaatttcaagGGGAATACAGGTATAAGACTAACTGGAAAAAACAATGCTATTTCTTGAACATATTATtctaatttcaaaattaattaaggtAGTCTGCAAAAGGGAACACAGTCTGCGGCACAGGTATTAGGATTATTGGAAAATCTATGCAAGGGGACCACAAGTATAAGAATTATTGGAAATCGATacggggagggggggggggggcaaaaatACAAGAAGCATTGAAAAACCAGCACAAGGGGAACGCcataattaaattgattttaaaatcaatgcaatGGGGACACAGATATAAGGAAATTGTTGGAAATCAAAACAAGGCAACGcaagcatttgaaaaaaacaaaacaaagagaaTACAGATCTTAGAATTAATGGAAAACCCAAACTATGTTTTGATACATAACTCTAATTTACGAAATAAATTACAGTAGCTTGCTAAAGGAAACGCAGGTATTAGTGTTATTGGGAAATCGAAACAAAGGGTACAGATACATAGGCATTACTGGAAAACAAGTAAAGGGTGGACACAGAAATTAGAATGATTGGAAAATCAATGCtctttctttatttcattagtcttatttcaaaattaattacagTTGTTATCAAAACTTTCTAGCCAACTTCAATCATAGTTCTCATTAGGAACAATCGCAGTTTCATAAAATGAGTATTGGTCTATAGTGCTACACTGTACCTTTCATAACAGAGTAAGCTAAATGCATTTAGTGCACagccatttattattttaatatataaacctTCGATTTTAGCGTTTTGAACATGTGTTTTGACAAAGGTTGTCCTATTTGTTTCAGGACATGAAATGTGTAGGCATTCagtaagtttgtttttcatCTTTCTGTCTTTgctcatattttttattgagtGGATTGTTGTACATGGCTCATCCAAAGgcatttgttaattaatttatttttgctttgaGCGACTTGTGATAATTCGgttctgttttatgtttaagGTATTTGGAAGCAATCCGGAAACTGAAAGCCAAGGGATTGTCTTTCAAAAGGACCATACATCTCACGTTTGTCCCAGGTATAAACTTATTCAGAttacatcatcatcagcatcaacaCCATGCAAATAGGTAGGTGAATAGTAGGCCATGTTTCGGAGGGGAACTTTTAAAGTATCTTTGCCAGCAGTGATGTTTTGGGGAGGAATCAGATCTATACcctttttttttcgatttaacatgtcaatatattttccaATATCTATCGGTGACCGGGGTAAAATGAAAGTCTGGTGACATTTGGCAATTTTCCTGTATTTTGTCAAGACGAGGGTGTTTATTTTTACGCTGAGATCCAGATATTCCAGTATTTTCGGCTATATTGATCTAAAATgagttcattttattattttattcaccaCCAGCTTTTGACCAGAAACCAAATTTCCTATGTTGTCTCTGAGTGTTATTGGGATATCCAATTTATTTGTAGGTTTCTGTAAGAGAAAAAGTTTAATTGTCGGCCAGAAGTCCTTAGATTTGGGTCCTCCACTACATTGTTCTTGGAAATAAACAGCTATAGATTATTTTTTGATCTTGGTTAAAGATTTCTAAACTTTGTGTAGTTTAACCAGCTTTAACTGTAACAGTTTTAATGTTCTGATGTCTGCTATAGGTGTTTCTTGCTTGACGAGCCTTGTAAATAAATTTACGTTACCTAGAATTCATGTAAGGAGGTGCATTCCTTTTTgggcatttttgttttactggGGCATGCTCATCAATGACTTGTTTCAATAGATGTTCGTGAGCCCCAATATATATCGTCTATGTCCTCAAAGGTATGGGCAAGCAAGATGGAACGGTTCATGGGAAATATGTTCGTTAAATGATTTGTTGGCAAAGTTCTAAACCTTGTATGACCTGAAAGTGACATTCCTTTTCATAAATGGCTCACATTGTTCTCTTAAAATAGTTGCTCTTGGGTTGTGACAGTCGCTTAGGCCGCAGTTTAAGCTGACAGTCATGTCTTTAGCCAAAAATAGAACCATATCAAGAATATGCATGTGTATGCTTTAAGCGCGGGATAATAAGCAACTGCAAAAACCTTggttttgtgcaaaaactttaaaacttggCCATTGTTGAAAGAAGCTTACAGGTTAAACAGGCAAATTACACCAACTCAGAAGTGCCTACTCATTGGATTGTGCTTTAATTCACACATGACTGTTTATgaaagcatggttataccagCTCTATACCATCAGCTTACTTCCATCTGTATacgttttgaagctgaatggcttgtgatttcaaaaacgGGCTGagcatgctggatctacttgatctactttttgttaacatttttatggCATTGATTTTCCTCACACATTACCGTGGTTACGTTCAGTGGTTACGTTCAAgcacttttttcttttatgaaacGTAACTAATATTTCTTAAGTTGTTAAGTACACATGTGAAGCTTTCTTCCAAATATAGTGTTGAGAGTCGTCAAGGCCTTGAATTTAGTGCTATCTTGAGTGCAAATTGGTACATTtactatagaatatataggaaatttatttagtggtgtccgacctttacctttgacttTAAGTTTAAATGTATCGATGTCTATATCTTTGGCTTTACTAGTCAAATCTTGCCCTTTGATCAATTTAATGAAAGACGACAACAGTTGAACATTGGCAACCACTTTTTGTGCTTTTGTTACTGTTTTACGTctgcaaaaatgttttgaataaagtaAGTCTAATGGATTAGCTTACTCATATACACatgcattttttaagaaaattcatTTCCATTACAGATATTACGAACAAGATATCAGTGTTTCTCTTGAATGAAATGCTTGATGTTATagtgttgtgtttgttttcagaTGAGGAGATTGGTGGAATACTCGGAATGAAGTTGTTTATCAAGCATGAAGAGTTCAAGAAACTCAATATTGGCTTCGCCCTCGATGAAGGTATGTTAACTAATGCCTGCAAATAATCATTGAATGTAAATATCAGAGAATATGtaactttttattgaaaacaatcacGGCCATCCTAGATCAGTTTGACACATCGTTGATATACtttctaaaattatatatttcagaaCTTATCCTGATATCAGGATTAAAGGCTTAtaacttaaaggggctgtctcacgtatgataaaatagcgaaaaaaaaaaaagaaaattgtcgaaaactgacataaacttggcatcgatgtgtacaatgcattgaaacttactaacggGCATGAAGTaacacatagtttacaatttatttaagtttagcagttatttcatatttttccattaaaaaagattactgggtttgtctaccaggTAGATTTCATtacttatgcgtgattggctattcggtgttatcacgtgttattaccgaggtaggtgtatagcttaattgtgtcacccaattagaataagcctttgtagcgcagtgagtaagacgctggactacaattttggcgacgcgggttcgaacccggtctccgacacaatttttttttacattttggtaccttttttaacaattatgatatcaaagcgtaacacattctattagataattgtcctgaggtttgttacagaaaaaaactttttttggtgccaatctgtgacacagtccctttaagactaTTTTACAGAGGAAAAGATTCTCTATTTGTGAGAATATTTTCACCAGAAGCTGTAGGAAATGCTTTGATTTGATATTATCCTTTAAAACCATTCCAAACGTTGTCTAAGCCCCTTTAGCCTGCTTTAGACATGAAACTCTCACGCTTAAATATATCCCGGCGTTTTTACCGCACTGACAATTATAAACTGTTAGAATCCCTAATATATATACGTACATGACATAAATGTCGAAGATTCTGGCAGAACAATCCTTCAGAAAGGCAAATATGCATTGTCTTGCACACTTAGTAATAACTTACCTCTTCAAAATGATAGAATCCCTGATATATATATGCACGTGACATAAATGTCGAAGATTCTGGCAGAATAATCCTTCAGAAAGGCAAAATGCATTGTCTTGCATTCTTAGTAATAACTTACctttataaaatgatttcaaactTGCAATGCATAATAAAAATGAGTTATAATTACATGCTGAACCATTTATTATGTAGAATAATGTGCTTTATTCTGGACCTTTGTAGGACTTGCAAACCCAACTGATGCGTTTACTGTCTTCTATGGCGAGAGATCTCCTTGGTGTAAGTTAAGATAGAAGTACAAGTAAATGTACCATGTCTTTTTTGAGCattgtttcttaatatatatttcgttATTCAAATTGGTTATTTAACCCATTTCCAGTacactgtttctattttttgaACGTTTTATGTGTGTGAAACTGTCTTAAACATTAATGTAAAATTATGGCTCAAGATTTGATTTAAGTGAAAATTTCATTTCAGGGGTTATGGTTCGCTGTCGTGGCAACCCTGGCCATGGGTCAAGATTCATTGAAAATACAGCTGCTGAGAAACTGGTATAAATGATTGTATTCCACTTCtcttttgaattaaaaaaagtaaactaaTTTAGGTTTAGGAAATTAAGTTCTAAACATACAGACCACAACAtgattcaattcaattcatgtttcctttaaaaacatattgtaaaacTAGTGAAATGATGATGTGGAATCagagagaaaaacaaaatatatacatttagctAAATTTGGAAACATAGTTATTTCTTGACACTAAAATTGTTGAACAGAtaagtgttaaagctgcactctcacatcacagatttaacatttttacattttttttttattttttgtgtaggAAAGATCAAAgttttgcgtagatatctgcagATCAGTTATATTAgattgctaacaaaagatcagatcgcagattttcatattttcattcggaaattaatgttttatggcttaaaccgttacggATGGTTTaggaaaactgcataaaacagcaattgttgaaattaaatataaaatttgcgatctaatttttttcagcagtcttatataactggtttccattgaCTTtgcgcaaaaattggctcgttccaagacaaaaaattaaaaagttgtcaaaactttcaatctgtgagagtgcagctttaaatccaATAGTTTTTAATCTGTTAACTTGCTAAATGCAACTGCTTTACTCTTCacaattgttgaaaaatattgtttttctttttaatttgttaatgagGTAGTTTTAGAAAGGCAATAGTGTTTACTCTCAGACTGTTAAATTGTTAAATGCAACAGTATTCAGTCTATTTACTCGTTAAAAGGAATGCAGTAGTGTTTACTCTATTAAATTATAGAAATCAAGTGTTTAGTCTGCAAAATAGTAGAGTGCAATAGTGTTTAGTCTGTAGAATAGTAGAGTGCAATAGTGTTTAGTCTGCAAAATAGTAAAGTGCAATAGTGTTTAGTCTGTGAAATAGTATAGTGCAATAGTGTTAAGTCTGCTGAATAGTAGAGTGCAATAGTGTTTAGTCTGCAGAATAGTAGAGTGCAATAGTGTTTAGTCTGTGAAATAGTATAGTGCAATAGTGTATAGTCTGTGAAATTGTAGAGTGCAATAGTGTTTATAGTCTGTGAAATAGTATAGTGCAATAGTGTATAGTCTGTGAAATAGTAGAGTGCAATAGTGTTTAGTCTGCAGAATAGAAGAATGCAATAGTGATTAGTCTGTGAAATAGTATAGTGCAATAGTGTTTAGTCTGTAAAATAGTAGAGTGCAAGTGTGTATAGTCTGTGAAATAGGTAGAGTGCAATAGTGTTTAATCTGTAAAATAGTAGAGTGCAATAATGTATAGTCTGTGAAATAGTAGAGTGCAATAGTGTTTAATCTGTAAAATAGTAGAGTGCAATAGTGTTTAATCTGTAAATTAGTAGAGTGCAATAGTGTTTAGTCTGTAAAATAGTAGAGTGCAATAGTGTTTAATCTGTAAAATAGTAGAGTGCAATAGTGTTTAGTCTGTAAAATAGTAGAGTGCAATAGTGTTTAGTTTGTAAAATAGTAGAGTGCAATAGTGTTTAATCTGTAAAATAGTAGAGTGCAATAGTGTTTAATCTGTAAAATAGTAAAGTGCAATAGTTATTAGTCTGTAAACTTGTTAAATGCAATAGTGTTTACTCTGTTAACTTGTTAAATACAATAGTGTTTTAAGACTGTTAACTTGTTAAATACAATAGTTTTTAAGACTGTTAACTTGTTAAATGCAATAGTGTTTACTCTTACTTATATTACAGAGAAAGGTCATAAACAGCTTCCTAGATTATCGAGGAATGGAAGAGAAAAAGTAAGGCATGATCAACAGAAATTAAATTTGGTCATAATAATATTATCTgttataattttgtaatatcAAGCAGTTGACAATATATTCACATacctttaaacaattaaaactccATAATTTCCAATGTTTTGTCACCTATTGCAACATTGCAGCGTTCATCAGTGCTTGGACAGACAGATATAAATGTAAGAAAGTTACTGCACCTATTACTGGAGTTATTggaattataaataatgtatgcaAACAGTGAACTATGTATTGTTTCAATATCTGTTTAGTTAAGTAACTGTTGTGTACCCTTATTTATTGtcaagttttatattgaataagtgtcgtttgtatatttaagtattACCTTTATTTATCTGCACGCTAATTATTGCATGGAAAGAGGTGGACTGGTTATATATCTGATATGAGAATTGATCATTGAACGAAAAAAATGGACACAGTCGTCGCCAATATGGTACATGTTGTTGTCGTTTTCAGCAACATTATTGCTAATGATAACGTTCTTTTGGTTGATATAAAACTGGTGTATCCTACTTCATGCCTTCTCCATAAGTTCATTAACATGTGTGTCTATCCTTCTTCTATTATCTTCAGACTGAAGAGTACTGGGTGCCTTACACTCGGTGATGTTACTACAGTCAACCTTACCCTGTTGGAGGTGAATGATTTTGATACACTTGTGTTGTTCTGTAGCATTAGAAAAACACCTTCACAAGTAAACAGCATGTAGTACAAGAAGTTTTACACTGTTTGGGCTAGCACAAATACCTGAACACTGTGCAGTCATAGATGCtctcttttttatatttttggaaaaGTATCtaacttattgaaataatgtactcataattatcttcaaaaGAATAAGAATAATGACTGATTTTCGAAGAAAAGCGTCGGGGTATTTGCATAGCCTTCGCATCGTTTGTGTCTTCGGTGACGTTATAGTGGAAACTTATTAACCTTGGAAATAAACACTTTTCAATcagttcaaatgaaacttattacacatgttgccagagacaatacactcAAGAACAAcctaaaaatatgtaatttcatACTCAATAAAGTGTTCGTTTATATGTTTGGCGAACATTATTCTGTATACTTCTTTTATTTTCCAGGGTGGAGTGCAGTTCAATGTTGTGCCTAATGAACTTTCTGTTGGTAAGAATGTTGTGGATGGAAAACATTACATCCTTACTCTTCGGGatgtttgtataatttcaaaataaggAGATAGCATGATTTCATATGAAATTTCTAAGACGAAGCTTTGCCCTTTACATTTTTAAACGtaaggggtggtattcaatattcgaCTTAAGTTAATCTAATGaccatacatcattgacttcattcactctattggtcagttattaataacaagtaatcccaTTAGCTatatcgttcttagatccaattaagaccaatattgaataccagtcaAGATCTGTGGCAAAAGTTCAATCCTGCCTCTGTTAGGTAAAGTGCCAGGAATATTTGAGTTTTGCTATTAAGATATAAATCCTGCATCAATTTCAACTTTCTTGTGACTGTTTCGGCAGAACTAGTACTTGCTTCATTGTATTAACCAAAAGTATCATAATTATAGGGTTCGACATAAGAATCACGCCGACACAAAATCTGAAAGAGTTTGAAAAGAAGATAAAGACATGGTGTAAGGAGGCAGGAACTGACGTCACGTACACTTTCGCACAGGTATATCAGAATAATGAAGGTTTAAATACCATAAACTACGAAATGAATatcagtttttattttgcaCATTCATAAAATTCACGTGTCCAACAAAGAGAGGATGCAAGTTTTCGTTTAGTTTTCTTGGaattatatatttgtctttatttatgttcgacGTGTGTCATATTTAGCTCGTCGTGCTTTAATAGTTTTTGGTGCCAGCTGTGTTGTCATACAAAAAGGTCAACCTTTCCTGCAACTCAAAAATCACTCCGGTAAAAAATGGCACATGGTTCCACTGACAAACTGTTTGAACTCTGACTTAACAATTGATAAGATATGTCCCATGATCGAACGAGGAATATGTACTTGAGTTGGCAACTGATGGCGGTGCTTTTGTAAACTTCTTGTCCTTTCAGTTACATTCAAAGACCTCTTGGTGAATTTCGTCTAACAaaagtttttcaaattcaaCCATCGAAGATCCACTCACAaaattctgtagttttaaattTGTAGTTTTAAAGAGCAAcagaagaagaaaataaaaacatccctgccataaataacatttgttaCTAGGCTAAGTTACCATATTAGAATATTAATGCTGGaaaatatgctattttaaaAAGATTGAATATATTGGATATGAATAACCTTTGCAGAAAAACATGGATCAGACGTTAACGAGCACTGAAGACTCGGACCAGTGGTGGAAGGCCTTCCATAAAGCTTGTTCGGATATGTGAGTTTGGGTCTGGCTTTGCACTTTGCAACTGCGAGTGTTATACCAACTGAAGATCTAACCTGATATATACATTGGATATGTATTTGATTGGCTATGCTATGGTAGTTGGACAAGTGAGCAAACTTTCCTgggaaatgaaaagaaaagtttCAGTGTGTTTACGATTTACATCAAAAGCGATGCAacagtttaaatatcaaatgaatttcacatttcaaattttaacataatttaaacatacaaaacgctaaacaaaaaacaaaaatacaagaatTGAAATgtatcaatacatatattaaaatatattgctcTTGGTAAGTTTAGGAAATAGAAcaagtttacacaatataaaacaGCTAAGTTTCAGTTCGTTGAAACTgctttttacaatgaaaaaatgaaatgaaaaacgGATAAAGTATCTGTTTAACAAAGGATTCGgcaaaataaaagttataaaaattaacattcaaGAGTTTAACTctttatgaataaagaacatgtctaaaatgtaaaagttaatgaatttgaaaaatcGTTGGCAAGttaaatatagaaaatgaaaatattttaattctgaaTAAACATAACCTTCGGAATGTGAAGTTTTTAGCTGTACTGGCCAAAaaatatccattagagcttggttccttcgaaaaccagccagatccgcccatgcatgcctagattgtgggccttgatagtatgaaaaatcagtgtgtctgttaacaattccttgttaacacgatactGCCTTCAGATTTggttgtatcttgatgaaacttgtacagtatctagatatccattagagcttggttcctttcgaaaaccagccagatccgcccatgcatgcctagattatgggccttgatagtttAAAAAATCAGTGCGTCTGTAAAAAATTCCTTGTTAACACAATACTGCCTTCAGTTTTggttgtatcttgatgaaacttgtacagtatctacatatccattagagcttggttccttttaaaaaccagccagatccacctatgcatgcctagattatgggccttaaaatgattagattatgggccttgatagtataaaaaatgctattgtgtaaaaaatgcttgcgaacatgataacagtcttcagttttgattgtatctcgatgaaacttgtacagtattcagatatccataagaggttggttcttttcgaaaacagtgatgttgaccacactaacccagccagtagagcataggcccttttgggcctcttgtttcatacaaaaatgatgtGTAGTTCGTATATAAGGAAAATgctgttttgaaacatttaaaataaattaacattcaacgttgttttttttcagctGTGGGAGTTCTGAGATACAATTGTGACAGCCCATAATTGTTATCatataatgattatttcaaagaCAGATTAACTTTTGTTGACAAAATTCTTAAATTTTAGAAAGGATTATAGGAATTACCCTCAGAAACGCattcaaaagtaattaaaaatttCAACGTATATTTTATCACCCCTCgaacatatgtacatgtagccTTTGTTTCCAGGGGAATGAAGTTGGAAAAGGAGATCTTTCCAGCGGCTACAGACAGTCGCTTTCTTCGGGAGGTATGTGCATATCTTAAAAAATAGAAGTTGGATAATGCAACATGTActtctttaaaagaaatacgtttgtatgttaaatgtttttccTATCATTATGTCTGATGTAAAACGTTTCAAAGAAATTCATAAGCCTGTgaactgttttatatatagtttatttgtttcatgttcAAATATGAGGGTCCTTCAAAGagtttatgttaaataacatGAATACAATTCCAACTCAACATCCACTACCATCCCCTTCAAAGCAGCAACTGTTCTACAGTCAATAGTTTTATGACATCAAAAAAACGTT
The sequence above is drawn from the Mya arenaria isolate MELC-2E11 chromosome 14, ASM2691426v1 genome and encodes:
- the LOC128217962 gene encoding aminoacylase-1-like, with translation MPTKGQRKHAKVEDKAVTLFREYLRIKTVHPEPDYDGAIAFLEKMAKDIGLPSKVVEVHEGRKILIMTLVGKEPGLPTILLNSHTDVVPVYPKEWKVEPFSADKMANGDIYARGTQDMKCVGIQYLEAIRKLKAKGLSFKRTIHLTFVPDEEIGGILGMKLFIKHEEFKKLNIGFALDEGLANPTDAFTVFYGERSPWWVMVRCRGNPGHGSRFIENTAAEKLRKVINSFLDYRGMEEKKLKSTGCLTLGDVTTVNLTLLEGGVQFNVVPNELSVGFDIRITPTQNLKEFEKKIKTWCKEAGTDVTYTFAQKNMDQTLTSTEDSDQWWKAFHKACSDMGMKLEKEIFPAATDSRFLREAGYPAIGFSPMNNTPILLHDHNEFLNEDVFMKGIDIYCGIIPAMANA